Below is a window of Nicotiana tabacum cultivar K326 chromosome 19, ASM71507v2, whole genome shotgun sequence DNA.
GGTAATGTTTATATCTTTTTCAGAGAGAAAGTCTTCTTCTCAAAAAGTGTTCTTATCAGAGAATGTTACATACCTCTTTCCCcctatctctttttctatttatatgggacataccCTATTCAACCCTAAAAGTACAGACACCAAGAATATTCAATGGAATATTCTCTTGAATATCCTATTGCAAAAACTAGCTCTTAGCATTGTCCTTGATGCTCGACCTCAGTCATTATTGACTGCTCGGCTATGAGCCCCGTTATCTACTAGTCGACCTCGACCATATCGCTTTCCACGATATCGCTCCATGCAAAATTCCACTGAGACAAATTTTGACCTATATAGAATTGTTAGTATCCGTTTGGACACATCTGATTATGATGGATCAATAttaacttttcttcttcttcttatagtTGATGTTCTATATCTCCAGAAGGTGAGATCTCATGCATTCTCTTTAAGCTcgctttttttaaataaataaaaaatccaatTTGCTTCTTGTTTCTTGCTTATGGTATATATAatagaaagaattacaagaaaatatacatgacttcacaccataacaaaaaatagctcatatttttaagttttacccgacctagcccatattgtacatattttgaaagcactagcaaattcaaaatttgtgttcttacaaccattgcttctaaaagctatagagttaaatttgtgttctcacaaccattgctttcactctctcttcttctcacatcttctacatatgcttcaaggggccGTGTATTTTCTACTCCCCCTCCCCCCTGTGTCACCTGATTGCAacgtaagaaaattgaagagtagaaatCCATCATTGAAGGCCATTCAAAGCTTTGTTttcgaaaatagatttttttgagtttgttagttgtttggattgagtgttgttccaattgattgaaaatatcaaaataagttcaaaatttaaatttaaagtgatttggagtagatttgagcaagatttgagttaaatttcagaaaagacgcaaggaagaagacgaaatcagtttttttgtataattatgtataatcttatataatagtgtatatgagtgtataaacacatcttatacaatattatacacctttatacaagcgtctgtagacgaacttcttccacgatttttaattacaattcttgttcaaaaccagtccaaatctccattaaatgacttcaaattttatatacaaccttcttatactatttctaataagtctaaataacaccccactccaaatttctcacaaaatcaaattcaaaatttaaacccacatatttaagcttattaaaaatctaatttttaccacccaaatggatttggtttgttgaactaatatttgagttacAGTTATTGAttcgaaaattaatttaaaagtttgagcaatcttttttaaaaattaaatagtaatttcgagaacctattggagttggatgttgaatcttagcctattatttttgggctagttggttgtaaattgaaatgtgggctataaaattaaaaagtatggAGCCGAGTTGTTCTAGTATGAAATTTTCCCTATATAATATGGTTTGATTATAGTTTAGGTTTAATCTTGCATAGAAAATAGGTTGTTAAGCTTTAATTAAAAAATCTGCAGGCTATGCGTAACATAGGTGGTTGGACAAGACACGGACCAAGTAGCTTTTTAAAAAGTTGCATTTTAatgtaattctttttttttttccctaCACAAACACTAATTCAAAGTCGTTATTCTTTTATTTCATGATCTACATATATGTATATTCATATGATCTAATTTCCTATGTAATTTGTTAAATTTTGTTTCTTTGAGTCATAAGTCCTCCATCAGCTCATCTCCTTCCTTTCATCTCTATTTACATCTATAAGCTCAACATTAAGTATTGATCCACCTTTTTTAgcttttataattataattaatcatttatgtttggtaaaattaaaatttgGGACTTTATCAGTTACGAATTTGTTACTTTGATATTCCTTTAACTTTGGTAATTAAGTTACACTCTAAGTTGGGTAGAATTATTCTAACAAGTTCGACGAATAAAATTAAAACTCTTCAATATGTTCAAGACATAAAAGAAATTAGAATTCAACGGAAGGTATTTGAGTTTAATGGAATTCATATTAAAAGGAAACCTAATTTATTTGTTGGTAGAATTCTGactgaaattagaattttaaaGCTATTGCATTCAAAATACACTCCCCGTTTTTGGTTTGCATgcttttttctttaattagaatatatatttgaatttggAACTAGATACTTTTCAAATTACGAGAACAAATAAGTGCAAAAATCTAAGTACTATTAAATCACTTACCATGTGTATGCGAAAAcgaaatagtaaaaaaaaatctaaatacATCTACTGATGATcgaaaacttcttctttttttttcattattaagTTAACTATATAGGATCAACAATCATCTGGTACATacatctttattttataactcaaaaatttaactttttaatattatatttatgcgattttttattttagaaaaagggTACACGCGCAATGCGCGTACGTATAAACTAGTCAATAAAAGAAGAGGGAGAATATTGCAGAGAAAAATATGGAATAAAACCACTCTATTTATAAGGAAAAAGTGACTCCCACAAAGCAACAAACTCTAAAATATaaacattcaccttaaatataattctatttataacatttTTTAACTATTTGTACAAGAACTCTTTCCATGCTATTGCTAGCTCGCAATCTTGCCGATGAATCTAAGCCAGTTTTGGCGATGAATAACATGGTGTTCCGAGCAGTTTACTCACCTCAACTATTCTATTGAATACTTGCAATCTTCCACTAGAACAAATACCAAATAACTTTATTCATCAATTAGCCTTTTTTATCTCTGCAAAGATTTCTTGATCTCCTGTGATTTTCACCCACTTCTTAGATGAACCAAACCTCTATTGTTAGAACAAAACGCCTTGTATTTATGCTTTTGATTATCAACCATGATATCAAGCACAGATAGCATTTTATACAGTCAAAAACCAACATCTATATATAAAGTCTCCCAGCAAATCTTAAcgcattttctttcccttttctatTCCCTGTATTATAAAAACTTAGGTAAATAAGGAAAGACAATGAACAACGCGCAGCCAACCAGCCCAGTAGGTGGTAACTACAAGAAcaatatcacaacttgctagAAATAACGCCCTCAGATTACATCAGTTTAAGGCAATACATTGATCAGCTAACTACAACAAAGGAAATACTCGTGCAAGTACTCCAgaatacagaaaaagaaaaaggaaatgtcCAACAAAACTTGGTTTCCAGGCCTCTAATGAAAAACCAatgctttgatgaaacaacaaaaTCATGACCATAATAAAAAATGACAAGGCAAAGTCATTAATCATTTCAAACCCAATGCAAATGACAACTTAGGCCTGGATTTGTTCTTGCCCAACAATGTCATTTGCTTTGCAcgctcttcctcctcctcctgtTTCTTCCTTCGCATAGCCTCTTCTTTCTGTCTTTGAAGCTCTTCCAGCTCCCTATAACGCTGCTCTTCCCTCATTTGCTGCTCCAAAGCTTCTCTTCTCTGAGCTTCTTCCACCTTTCGCCTCTTCTCTTCAAGCATTCTTTCCaactcttctttctcttttcgAGCTTGTTCCTACATGAACAATAAAAAACGTCAGTTTTCACTGCTAATATTGGTtaaaattcaataaaaaaaatgtGGCCGCCGAGCAGGCACCGCCCACTCTTTGTAGCTTCCGGTTATTGCTTTCCTTTTATAATGGGATTATTAACAGACTAACCATTATAGCAGCTAATGATGGACGGAATGAGAACCATCACAGTGAGCGCACTACTTTCTTTTATGACAGGATGAAAATCTATATATCCTCAGAAGCACAAACATGGCAATTGAAACTATTACTCTGAGTCGTGCAATTTTTTATCTAGGGACATAACATGCTATTGCTAATATAAAGAAAGCGATTAAGACATAGGGGGGAACCAGCTATGTTAAGCAAAAAATGACTTGCCTCCTTTTGTTTTGCCTCAATAAGAGCAGCTTTCTTCTCTATTTCAAGTTGAGCAGAAACTTCAATGACAAGTTTCTTTCTACCTTCTTCTAATCGCCTACGGATTTCAAGCTTGATCTCCTCcgtgttcaagctatcatcaaCTTTTCTCTTAATTGcttcttcaactctttttgcAGTTTCTTCTTCTATTAATTTCAATTCTGCTTCCTCTTGACGCCTGAGAATAAGGAACAAAAGTTAAACATGGATAAACACTAATGGAGAGAGCAAACACTCGTTTTATTATGTTCCCCAGAtttataaaataaaggaaaaactgACTTTGCAAATTATTGCCCTTTTTTCCTCCTTAATCTATAACTAAAGGAACAACAGACTGACCTCCATGTTGACATATGTACTAAATATACATGTTATTGCTTTATAGCATACCTCTACCTGAATTCTGTCCAAACAAATGAGAATCAAAACTGGTGAACAGTAGATAAACGAGGCACCCAATTGATCATCAAAATTAATAAGTTGAACTATAGCAGTAACTTCCTTCAAATAAGCCTGTGGAGAAGAATGTCAAATAACCTGTGACAGTTACAAAGCTAATCACCAAATTCATGAAGCCTTACGGCAAAAGTAGAATTGTGAAAGGAAAAGTTTCCACTTCTCAAGTAGATGACCCAAATTGTCGACATGTCAGCTTAAATAGTCAGAAACAGATAGAGAAAGAAGCCTGAGAAATCCACAAGAGGTTTGAAGCAAATAGCTATGTACTATCATCCATTTAGACTAAGAATGACCGAAGCAAATCTTGTCAAATGTTTCTTATTACCGTGTACATTCATGATTATGCCTGTCTATTAACTTTGTAAGGCTAGGTATGAAAATATCATGTTTTAGCAAAATACACGTAGCATCACATTTAGCCTTGCAGTAATCACAGCTGTGGATGTAATAAAGGACAGCGAAGACCAGCAGCAAGGCAGAATAACAGAACAAAGATCAAGATGTCAAggttgcctttttttttttataaggatGTCAAGGTTGCCTTCTCTCTTTCTTTATCAGTCATAAATAGTTAGCAACAGCGGAACCAATTAAAAGCAGAACTTATTACATGCAGCACTCTTTGCTGTATGTTGGTTTTGCTTCATGGTGATCCAGCTGCATTCTTTGCATTTATGTTGCCTTATAACATGTACTATAGCAATTTGCAATCCACTTGCAACATAGAAAGATTCAACTTCATCAATACTAGAGCCATCCCCCTATTATGAGATATAAAAAGGCAAGAAGAAGAGTGTAATGAAACCCAGATCAGCAAGCATAGCTAAAGAGCTCCCACAAGCAGTACTTATTTTTATATCTTCACCTTCTGGGGATATTGATTCATGAAAACTCTCCACTCCAGGAGGAATGTTACTGTCTTTATGGTGAATTAGATGGATAGGGAAGTTAATAAATGTAAAGCATAAAAGCTTTAAACTATCTTGCTACATTAAACAGTAGATACACAATTAACACAACAAGAATTCATATTAGACCACATTCCACAAATATCTACTACTCAAGACTCCAAGACAATTTATTTTAGAGCTGAGCtttcaataacaacaaaaatccTCTCATCTTAAACAGCAGGAGTTAAtacattccacaacccaatcctaCTTCTACCTTATTAGCAGGCCCTTAACAAAATCTTTCAATTATGGACCTGAATGACATTCTGAGTCGTAGACGTCTAAAGGTCAATCCATCAGGTCTAATCAGAAAAAACATCCAATGTCCACACTGTAAGCATTTAAGGATCATTGTCGAAAACTAAAGGATCAGTGTCCTTCCGGTCAGCATTTCAAAACAAATTGTCCATTTATTCATGATTAGTTTCAGGAAAACAGTACAGAAACTAGAGGTGTATGATTCAAAGTTGAAAGTGTATCAAAGAACTTTAAAACTAGGGGTAGATTCTCAAAGTAAAAGCATAGCTTGCTCCTAGATAAGAAAGAGATAGAAAGGGCAGAAAATGAAAAGATTACGTATACAGTTATACCTTTTCTTCTCCTCTTCCTCAATTCTAATTTTTTCACTGACATCCTTTTGCTCTTTCGATCCAATACTTGAAGCAGGTgatttaccaataggagacaatGATATACTCCTACTTCTTTGTCTCCTATAGTTCCTTGGAGAGCGACTTTTATGTCGTCTGGTGGCTGGAGAACGACTTTTGCGGCGCCTTGGGGACAGTGAACGGCTTCGTCTCCTGTATAACAATGATTAACATTTAAGCAACAATATATATAGGCAGCAGAACACATAGAAACCCACAGATATACTAACCCATCTTCCAAATCAGTTAGATACTAAAGCATGTACAGTTACCTCATGAATTGCAAAGAATAAACTCGAGCTCCGTCTTTTATCATAGGGAACTGCTAATATCACAATTGAGCAACCAATGGACACTCATCGGCACCCATGACCTGCTTGCCTCCCATGAAGGGAAgcaattacttcttttaattcCTCATTGAAGAGCATAGTTTGCACCGGATATTTCATTTAGGTTTCTATTTATTAACTCTACTCATTAGGATCATGCACATCTTCAGAATAGTAGACAATTTCCAAATGGCCGCCTGACCGAGGACTAAATTTGCAACTGAACAGCGACATCACCAGATTAGGATATGAGATAATACAAAGACAACCACAAGGATATCAACtattgtgattacaggtattgaaAACTTTTAGTAGCAGTAACAGTTCAATTTGACAAGGACATAACGTTTTCGTACACATCTGGTAACTCATATAATAGAAGGCTAGTGGACTTTGATGAGAAAATATCAATCTGAACAAAAATGAAGCTGATATTGGCAACAGAAGTACGAAACAAGTCCGCACCCCCCTATCTCCCTGCTTGGGAACAGAGCTAGATATCCAATGAAGGGAATCGAATATATGAAATGAAGAATAAAGGCATTTTATCGAAACAATGATTAACATTTGGAATTTGATCC
It encodes the following:
- the LOC107793889 gene encoding uncharacterized protein LOC107793889 isoform X2, with the translated sequence MIKDGARVYSLQFMRRRSRSLSPRRRKSRSPATRRHKSRSPRNYRRQRSRSISLSPIGKSPASSIGSKEQKDVSEKIRIEEEEKKRRQEEAELKLIEEETAKRVEEAIKRKVDDSLNTEEIKLEIRRRLEEGRKKLVIEVSAQLEIEKKAALIEAKQKEEQARKEKEELERMLEEKRRKVEEAQRREALEQQMREEQRYRELEELQRQKEEAMRRKKQEEEEERAKQMTLLGKNKSRPKLSFALGLK
- the LOC107793889 gene encoding uncharacterized protein LOC107793889 isoform X1; amino-acid sequence: MGRGRDKDISRSRSRSPAHRRRYSRSPSPVARRHSRRSRRDRSRSPYSYSRRRSRSLSPRRRKSRSPATRRHKSRSPRNYRRQRSRSISLSPIGKSPASSIGSKEQKDVSEKIRIEEEEKKRRQEEAELKLIEEETAKRVEEAIKRKVDDSLNTEEIKLEIRRRLEEGRKKLVIEVSAQLEIEKKAALIEAKQKEEQARKEKEELERMLEEKRRKVEEAQRREALEQQMREEQRYRELEELQRQKEEAMRRKKQEEEEERAKQMTLLGKNKSRPKLSFALGLK